One window of the Chelonoidis abingdonii isolate Lonesome George chromosome 3, CheloAbing_2.0, whole genome shotgun sequence genome contains the following:
- the GPRC6A gene encoding G-protein coupled receptor family C group 6 member A isoform X2, which translates to MALVGLLIPCFVISFDVTHSCQNADNFVGASSPGDIVIGGLFSVHGKMLHPEEHPMRPVIQNCAGFEIQVFLQTLAMIHAIEMINNSTLLSGIKLGYEIYDTCAEVTKAMGAALRFLAKFNASKDTVEYKCNYSHYIPRIKAVIGSSYSEIAMAVSRLLNLQLISLVSHASSAEILSDKIRFPSFLRTVPSDFYQTRAMARLIHRSGWNWIGLIATDDDYGRSALDSFGIQAMANNVCIAFKEMLPAYLSDGTINAKVNQALEKIVQETRVNVIVVFLRQFHVTKLFSKAIKRNIHKIWIASDNWSAAVKITTIPNIKHLGTVVGFAYKSENMSTFHDFLKTLHLQPTENNMFLKEYSVLLSTCAHVEDQDLNKCISNYSQENLIYKAGMCSQSWRDDFLRANIEPGFIQSTMLAVHAIAYAVRELCKDRNCKNPVAFAPWETVKSTCSRKCRRGQMKKVSASPHTCCYECVNCPEDHYTNQTDMDYCFLCNNKTHWSPVNSTTCYKKTVEYLSWNDWFAILLIILSGLGIVLIFAISTIFTRNLATPVVKASGGLTVCYVILLCHFFVFASTGFFIGEPREFKCKTRQAFFGISFALCISCILMKSLKILLAFSFDPKLQNFLKCLYKPVPIVVTCTGIQVVICTFWVMFRSPFVEQNFFIRRVIILECNEGSIVAFGVMLGYIAALAFICFIFAFKGRKLPENYNEAKFITFGMLIYFIAWITFIPVYTTTFGKYRPAVEITVILISNYGILCCTFLPKCYIILYKQETNTKSAFLKIIYNYSSKSAGCLTVSQISLESNCTTPQYPITNSCCKAEKTSVNGNCHFDVSKHSLIRKNVPPKNTAGTISRKRLSSI; encoded by the exons TTTTGAAATTCAAGTGTTTCTTCAGACTCTTGCGATGATACATGCCATTGAAATGATCAACAATTCAACACTGTTATCTGGAATTAAACTGGGCTATGAAATCTACGACACTTGTGCAGAAGTTACAAAAGCCATGGGAGCAGCTTTGAGGTTCCTGGCTAAATTCAATGCTTCCAAGGACACAGTAGAATACAAATGTAACTATTCACACTACATACCAAGAATTAAGGCTGTCATAGGTTCCAGCTACTCTGAAATAGCAATGGCAGTTTCAAGGCTATTGAACTTGCAACTAATCTCACTG GTTAGTCACGCATCAAGTGCTGAAATCCTCAGTGACAAAATCCGCTTTCCTTCCTTCTTACGCACTGTGCCTAGTGATTTTTATCAGACGCGAGCAATGGCCCGCTTGATCCACAGGTCTGGATGGAACTGGATTGGATTAATAGCCACCGATGATGACTATGGGCGATCTGCTCTGGACAGCTTTGGGATACAGGCCATGGCAAACAATGTCTGTATTGCTTTTAAAGAAATGTTGCCAGCCTATCTCTCCGATGGCACCATTAATGCCAAAGTTAATCAAGCACTCGAGAAGATTGTCCAGGAAACCCGGGTAAATGTAATCGTTGTCTTTCTCAGACAATTCCATGTAACAAAATTATTTAGCAAAGCAATTAAGAGGAACATACATAAAATCTGGATTGCAAGTGATAACTGGTCAGCTGCCGTCAAGATTACTACCATTCCCAACATCAAGCACCTTGGAACAGTCGTGGGATTTGCATACAAAAGTGAAAACATGTCTACATTTCATGACTTCTTGAAAACCCTGCATTTGCAACCCACTGAAAACAACATGTTCTTAAAAGAATATAGTGTGCTTTTGTCAACCTGTGCACACGTGGAGGACCAGGATTTGAACAAGTGCATTTCAAATTATTCTCAGGAGAATTTGATCTACAAGGCTGGGATGTGCAGTCAGAGCTGGAGAGATGATTTTCTGAGGGCCAACATTGAGCCAGGATTTATCCAAAGTACTATGCTTGCAGTCCATGCTATTGCATATGCTGTACGGGAGCTGTGCAAAGACAGAAACTGCAAGAATCCTGTTGCTTTTGCTCCCTGGGAA ACAGTTAAATCAACATGCTCCAGGAAATGTAGACGGGGGCAAATGAAGAAGGTTTCAGCAAGTCCACACACATGCTGCTATGAGTGTGTGAACTGCCCAGAAGACCATTATACTAATCAGACAG ATATGGATTACTGCTTTCTGTGCAACAACAAAACTCACTGGTCGCCTGTGAACAGTACTACATGCTACAAAAAGACAGTCGAATACCTCAGCTGGAATGACTGGTTTGCTATTTTGCTAATAATcctctctggccttggaattgtgttgattttTGCAATTAGCACAATATTTACTAGAAACCTGGCTACCCCTGTCGTAAAGGCATCAGGTGGTTTAACTGTTTGTTATGTTATTCTCCTCTGCCACTTCTTCGTTTTTGCTAGCACTGGCTTTTTCATTGGTGAGCCAAGAGAATTCAAATGCAAAACCCGGCAAGCTTTCTTTGGCATCAGCTTCGCACTCTGCATCTCGTGTATTTTAATGAAGTCACTGAAAATTTTACTGGCCTTCAGCTTTGATCCAAAATTACAGAATTTTCTGAAGTGTCTCTACAAACCTGTTCCTATTGTGGTCACCTGCACCGGAATTCAAGTTGTCATTTGCACTTTTTGGGTAATGTTTAGAAGCCCTTTTGTTGAGCAAAATTTCTTTATCCGAAGAGTTATTATACTGGAATGTAATGAAGGTTCTATTGTGGCTTTTGGGGTCATGTTAGGCTACATAGCTGCTCTGGCCTTTATTTGCTTCATATTTGCCTTTAAAGGCAGGAAATTACCTGAGAATTACAATGAAGCTAAATTCATAACTTTTGGCATGCTCATTTACTTCATAGCTTGGATTACATTCATCCCTGTCTATACAACTACGTTTGGTAAATACCGGCCAGCAGTTGAGATCACTGTTATTTTAATATCAAATTATGGAATCCTATGCTGCACCTTCCTTCCTAAGTGCTATATCATCCTTTATAAgcaagaaacaaacacaaaatctgCATTTCTCAAAATAATTTACAACTATTCCTCCAAAAGTGCAGGCTGCCTTACGGTAAGCCAAATTTCTTTGGAGTCTAACTGTACCACCCCCCAGTATCCCATCACAAACTCTTGCTGTAAAGCTGAAAAAACCTCTGTGAATGGCAACTGCCACTTTGATGTCTCCAAACATAGTCTGATAAGAAAGAACGTTCCTCCGAAAAATACCGCTGGGACAATATCAAGGAAGAGATTGTCTAGCATATGA
- the GPRC6A gene encoding G-protein coupled receptor family C group 6 member A isoform X1 has protein sequence MALVGLLIPCFVISFDVTHSCQNADNFVGASSPGDIVIGGLFSVHGKMLHPEEHPMRPVIQNCAGFEIQVFLQTLAMIHAIEMINNSTLLSGIKLGYEIYDTCAEVTKAMGAALRFLAKFNASKDTVEYKCNYSHYIPRIKAVIGSSYSEIAMAVSRLLNLQLISLVSHASSAEILSDKIRFPSFLRTVPSDFYQTRAMARLIHRSGWNWIGLIATDDDYGRSALDSFGIQAMANNVCIAFKEMLPAYLSDGTINAKVNQALEKIVQETRVNVIVVFLRQFHVTKLFSKAIKRNIHKIWIASDNWSAAVKITTIPNIKHLGTVVGFAYKSENMSTFHDFLKTLHLQPTENNMFLKEYSVLLSTCAHVEDQDLNKCISNYSQENLIYKAGMCSQSWRDDFLRANIEPGFIQSTMLAVHAIAYAVRELCKDRNCKNPVAFAPWELLEELKKVTFNDNEKEVHFDAKGDLNTGYDVLLWKEISGRMVITEIAEYDLQKDDFIFKDEEKEMEFLNLKTVKSTCSRKCRRGQMKKVSASPHTCCYECVNCPEDHYTNQTDMDYCFLCNNKTHWSPVNSTTCYKKTVEYLSWNDWFAILLIILSGLGIVLIFAISTIFTRNLATPVVKASGGLTVCYVILLCHFFVFASTGFFIGEPREFKCKTRQAFFGISFALCISCILMKSLKILLAFSFDPKLQNFLKCLYKPVPIVVTCTGIQVVICTFWVMFRSPFVEQNFFIRRVIILECNEGSIVAFGVMLGYIAALAFICFIFAFKGRKLPENYNEAKFITFGMLIYFIAWITFIPVYTTTFGKYRPAVEITVILISNYGILCCTFLPKCYIILYKQETNTKSAFLKIIYNYSSKSAGCLTVSQISLESNCTTPQYPITNSCCKAEKTSVNGNCHFDVSKHSLIRKNVPPKNTAGTISRKRLSSI, from the exons TTTTGAAATTCAAGTGTTTCTTCAGACTCTTGCGATGATACATGCCATTGAAATGATCAACAATTCAACACTGTTATCTGGAATTAAACTGGGCTATGAAATCTACGACACTTGTGCAGAAGTTACAAAAGCCATGGGAGCAGCTTTGAGGTTCCTGGCTAAATTCAATGCTTCCAAGGACACAGTAGAATACAAATGTAACTATTCACACTACATACCAAGAATTAAGGCTGTCATAGGTTCCAGCTACTCTGAAATAGCAATGGCAGTTTCAAGGCTATTGAACTTGCAACTAATCTCACTG GTTAGTCACGCATCAAGTGCTGAAATCCTCAGTGACAAAATCCGCTTTCCTTCCTTCTTACGCACTGTGCCTAGTGATTTTTATCAGACGCGAGCAATGGCCCGCTTGATCCACAGGTCTGGATGGAACTGGATTGGATTAATAGCCACCGATGATGACTATGGGCGATCTGCTCTGGACAGCTTTGGGATACAGGCCATGGCAAACAATGTCTGTATTGCTTTTAAAGAAATGTTGCCAGCCTATCTCTCCGATGGCACCATTAATGCCAAAGTTAATCAAGCACTCGAGAAGATTGTCCAGGAAACCCGGGTAAATGTAATCGTTGTCTTTCTCAGACAATTCCATGTAACAAAATTATTTAGCAAAGCAATTAAGAGGAACATACATAAAATCTGGATTGCAAGTGATAACTGGTCAGCTGCCGTCAAGATTACTACCATTCCCAACATCAAGCACCTTGGAACAGTCGTGGGATTTGCATACAAAAGTGAAAACATGTCTACATTTCATGACTTCTTGAAAACCCTGCATTTGCAACCCACTGAAAACAACATGTTCTTAAAAGAATATAGTGTGCTTTTGTCAACCTGTGCACACGTGGAGGACCAGGATTTGAACAAGTGCATTTCAAATTATTCTCAGGAGAATTTGATCTACAAGGCTGGGATGTGCAGTCAGAGCTGGAGAGATGATTTTCTGAGGGCCAACATTGAGCCAGGATTTATCCAAAGTACTATGCTTGCAGTCCATGCTATTGCATATGCTGTACGGGAGCTGTGCAAAGACAGAAACTGCAAGAATCCTGTTGCTTTTGCTCCCTGGGAA CTGCTTGAAGAACTTAAAAAAGTAACATTCAATGACAATGAAAAAGAAGTTCATTTTGATGCCAAAGGAGACCTTAACACGGGATATGATGTACTTCTCTGGAAGGAAATCAGTGGCCGCATGGTGATCACTGAGATAGCAGAATATGACCTGCAGAAAGATGACTTTATCTTCAAGGATGAGGAGAAAGAAATGGAGTTTCTGAATTTAAAG ACAGTTAAATCAACATGCTCCAGGAAATGTAGACGGGGGCAAATGAAGAAGGTTTCAGCAAGTCCACACACATGCTGCTATGAGTGTGTGAACTGCCCAGAAGACCATTATACTAATCAGACAG ATATGGATTACTGCTTTCTGTGCAACAACAAAACTCACTGGTCGCCTGTGAACAGTACTACATGCTACAAAAAGACAGTCGAATACCTCAGCTGGAATGACTGGTTTGCTATTTTGCTAATAATcctctctggccttggaattgtgttgattttTGCAATTAGCACAATATTTACTAGAAACCTGGCTACCCCTGTCGTAAAGGCATCAGGTGGTTTAACTGTTTGTTATGTTATTCTCCTCTGCCACTTCTTCGTTTTTGCTAGCACTGGCTTTTTCATTGGTGAGCCAAGAGAATTCAAATGCAAAACCCGGCAAGCTTTCTTTGGCATCAGCTTCGCACTCTGCATCTCGTGTATTTTAATGAAGTCACTGAAAATTTTACTGGCCTTCAGCTTTGATCCAAAATTACAGAATTTTCTGAAGTGTCTCTACAAACCTGTTCCTATTGTGGTCACCTGCACCGGAATTCAAGTTGTCATTTGCACTTTTTGGGTAATGTTTAGAAGCCCTTTTGTTGAGCAAAATTTCTTTATCCGAAGAGTTATTATACTGGAATGTAATGAAGGTTCTATTGTGGCTTTTGGGGTCATGTTAGGCTACATAGCTGCTCTGGCCTTTATTTGCTTCATATTTGCCTTTAAAGGCAGGAAATTACCTGAGAATTACAATGAAGCTAAATTCATAACTTTTGGCATGCTCATTTACTTCATAGCTTGGATTACATTCATCCCTGTCTATACAACTACGTTTGGTAAATACCGGCCAGCAGTTGAGATCACTGTTATTTTAATATCAAATTATGGAATCCTATGCTGCACCTTCCTTCCTAAGTGCTATATCATCCTTTATAAgcaagaaacaaacacaaaatctgCATTTCTCAAAATAATTTACAACTATTCCTCCAAAAGTGCAGGCTGCCTTACGGTAAGCCAAATTTCTTTGGAGTCTAACTGTACCACCCCCCAGTATCCCATCACAAACTCTTGCTGTAAAGCTGAAAAAACCTCTGTGAATGGCAACTGCCACTTTGATGTCTCCAAACATAGTCTGATAAGAAAGAACGTTCCTCCGAAAAATACCGCTGGGACAATATCAAGGAAGAGATTGTCTAGCATATGA
- the GPRC6A gene encoding G-protein coupled receptor family C group 6 member A isoform X3: MALVGLLIPCFVISFDVTHSCQNADNFVGASSPGDIVIGGLFSVHGKMLHPEEHPMRPVIQNCAGFEIQVFLQTLAMIHAIEMINNSTLLSGIKLGYEIYDTCAEVTKAMGAALRFLAKFNASKDTVEYKCNYSHYIPRIKAVIGSSYSEIAMAVSRLLNLQLISLVSHASSAEILSDKIRFPSFLRTVPSDFYQTRAMARLIHRSGWNWIGLIATDDDYGRSALDSFGIQAMANNVCIAFKEMLPAYLSDGTINAKVNQALEKIVQETRLLEELKKVTFNDNEKEVHFDAKGDLNTGYDVLLWKEISGRMVITEIAEYDLQKDDFIFKDEEKEMEFLNLKTVKSTCSRKCRRGQMKKVSASPHTCCYECVNCPEDHYTNQTDMDYCFLCNNKTHWSPVNSTTCYKKTVEYLSWNDWFAILLIILSGLGIVLIFAISTIFTRNLATPVVKASGGLTVCYVILLCHFFVFASTGFFIGEPREFKCKTRQAFFGISFALCISCILMKSLKILLAFSFDPKLQNFLKCLYKPVPIVVTCTGIQVVICTFWVMFRSPFVEQNFFIRRVIILECNEGSIVAFGVMLGYIAALAFICFIFAFKGRKLPENYNEAKFITFGMLIYFIAWITFIPVYTTTFGKYRPAVEITVILISNYGILCCTFLPKCYIILYKQETNTKSAFLKIIYNYSSKSAGCLTVSQISLESNCTTPQYPITNSCCKAEKTSVNGNCHFDVSKHSLIRKNVPPKNTAGTISRKRLSSI, from the exons TTTTGAAATTCAAGTGTTTCTTCAGACTCTTGCGATGATACATGCCATTGAAATGATCAACAATTCAACACTGTTATCTGGAATTAAACTGGGCTATGAAATCTACGACACTTGTGCAGAAGTTACAAAAGCCATGGGAGCAGCTTTGAGGTTCCTGGCTAAATTCAATGCTTCCAAGGACACAGTAGAATACAAATGTAACTATTCACACTACATACCAAGAATTAAGGCTGTCATAGGTTCCAGCTACTCTGAAATAGCAATGGCAGTTTCAAGGCTATTGAACTTGCAACTAATCTCACTG GTTAGTCACGCATCAAGTGCTGAAATCCTCAGTGACAAAATCCGCTTTCCTTCCTTCTTACGCACTGTGCCTAGTGATTTTTATCAGACGCGAGCAATGGCCCGCTTGATCCACAGGTCTGGATGGAACTGGATTGGATTAATAGCCACCGATGATGACTATGGGCGATCTGCTCTGGACAGCTTTGGGATACAGGCCATGGCAAACAATGTCTGTATTGCTTTTAAAGAAATGTTGCCAGCCTATCTCTCCGATGGCACCATTAATGCCAAAGTTAATCAAGCACTCGAGAAGATTGTCCAGGAAACCCGG CTGCTTGAAGAACTTAAAAAAGTAACATTCAATGACAATGAAAAAGAAGTTCATTTTGATGCCAAAGGAGACCTTAACACGGGATATGATGTACTTCTCTGGAAGGAAATCAGTGGCCGCATGGTGATCACTGAGATAGCAGAATATGACCTGCAGAAAGATGACTTTATCTTCAAGGATGAGGAGAAAGAAATGGAGTTTCTGAATTTAAAG ACAGTTAAATCAACATGCTCCAGGAAATGTAGACGGGGGCAAATGAAGAAGGTTTCAGCAAGTCCACACACATGCTGCTATGAGTGTGTGAACTGCCCAGAAGACCATTATACTAATCAGACAG ATATGGATTACTGCTTTCTGTGCAACAACAAAACTCACTGGTCGCCTGTGAACAGTACTACATGCTACAAAAAGACAGTCGAATACCTCAGCTGGAATGACTGGTTTGCTATTTTGCTAATAATcctctctggccttggaattgtgttgattttTGCAATTAGCACAATATTTACTAGAAACCTGGCTACCCCTGTCGTAAAGGCATCAGGTGGTTTAACTGTTTGTTATGTTATTCTCCTCTGCCACTTCTTCGTTTTTGCTAGCACTGGCTTTTTCATTGGTGAGCCAAGAGAATTCAAATGCAAAACCCGGCAAGCTTTCTTTGGCATCAGCTTCGCACTCTGCATCTCGTGTATTTTAATGAAGTCACTGAAAATTTTACTGGCCTTCAGCTTTGATCCAAAATTACAGAATTTTCTGAAGTGTCTCTACAAACCTGTTCCTATTGTGGTCACCTGCACCGGAATTCAAGTTGTCATTTGCACTTTTTGGGTAATGTTTAGAAGCCCTTTTGTTGAGCAAAATTTCTTTATCCGAAGAGTTATTATACTGGAATGTAATGAAGGTTCTATTGTGGCTTTTGGGGTCATGTTAGGCTACATAGCTGCTCTGGCCTTTATTTGCTTCATATTTGCCTTTAAAGGCAGGAAATTACCTGAGAATTACAATGAAGCTAAATTCATAACTTTTGGCATGCTCATTTACTTCATAGCTTGGATTACATTCATCCCTGTCTATACAACTACGTTTGGTAAATACCGGCCAGCAGTTGAGATCACTGTTATTTTAATATCAAATTATGGAATCCTATGCTGCACCTTCCTTCCTAAGTGCTATATCATCCTTTATAAgcaagaaacaaacacaaaatctgCATTTCTCAAAATAATTTACAACTATTCCTCCAAAAGTGCAGGCTGCCTTACGGTAAGCCAAATTTCTTTGGAGTCTAACTGTACCACCCCCCAGTATCCCATCACAAACTCTTGCTGTAAAGCTGAAAAAACCTCTGTGAATGGCAACTGCCACTTTGATGTCTCCAAACATAGTCTGATAAGAAAGAACGTTCCTCCGAAAAATACCGCTGGGACAATATCAAGGAAGAGATTGTCTAGCATATGA